Proteins found in one Thiohalobacter sp. genomic segment:
- the rd gene encoding rubredoxin has protein sequence MRKWQCIVCGFIYDEAQGLPEEGIAPGTRWEDIPEDWVCPDCGVGKADFEMIEID, from the coding sequence ATGCGCAAATGGCAATGCATCGTCTGCGGCTTCATCTACGACGAGGCCCAGGGCCTGCCCGAGGAAGGCATCGCCCCCGGCACCCGCTGGGAGGACATCCCCGAGGACTGGGTGTGCCCGGACTGTGGCGTCGGCAAGGCCGACTTCGAAATGATCGAAATCGACTGA